From a single Drosophila sulfurigaster albostrigata strain 15112-1811.04 chromosome 3, ASM2355843v2, whole genome shotgun sequence genomic region:
- the LOC133845911 gene encoding solute carrier family 12 member 2 isoform X4 — translation MSDTASFEMGSVDRPNRFQVNPVNHQKNNNENNENRKSHALPPTDPDSDGTHEVYRRLTNIDGDLLEDDTFDATQLLNKQQPRQQRQSIKSSFRDKDKPSRFKDLQTTTRFQVEPQNEESDSNDSQEDRELLENEYDTKYGKSFRHFTREALPRLDNYRNMMSIQAAYRPTLDELHNATLVGKNTHSLQRNQDLEAGNMNGMLKFGWIKGVLIRCLLNIWGVMLFLRLSWVVGQAGIIEGFILILTTTAVTTITALSMSAISTNGVIKGGGTYYMISRSLGPEFGGSIGLIFSLANVVACAMYVVGFCESMQAMMSSMGWYIVDAGLTDVRIVGSITILLLLIIVVVGMEWEAKAQIGLLVILLAAIADFLVGSFIGPKSTEEEAKGFLGYNATLLQTNLFADYRDDNDFFSVFAIFFPAATGILAGANISGDLKDPQKSIPKGTILAIVITTGTYLLMVVVCGSTVARDATGNLTDIVNGSYAFLQNCSSVKCDYGLQNSFQVIELVSGFGPLIYAGCFAATLSSALASLVSAPKVFQALCKDELYPKIVWFAKGYGKNNEPVRGYILTFVIATAFILIGRLNLIAPLISNFFLAAYMLINFSTFHASLAKPVGWRPTFKYYNMWLSLLGAVLCVAVMFLISWATALITFCVVLALYLIVAYRKPDVNWGSTTQAQTYKNALMSVQQLNNVEDHVKNYRPQILVLSGLPNARPVLVDFAYMLTKNLSLLVCGHVLRGSGSQKYRNYLKDRASNWFRKHRVKGFYALVDGEDFESGTRALMQATGIGKLKPNIILMGYKTDWQTCDRKELVQYFNVMHKALDMYLSVAILRVPQGLDCSQLLGSPEGGWTTANYNLEVPRTLQPNESSGDLQATEHNARNPLSGSVDSLSRNVSQDAANNTGRNEKGLKLAKLRFQQGLRRIRSWPAVEFESSSTSDLSFTPGNQTKDVSGMPDPLDVKSPFEQPNTIRKSKQKHDDPVSLYRGPGGVELPKDVLADLTQFTRKRSHAIIDVWWLYDDGGLTLLLPYIISTRRTWQSCKLREK, via the exons ATGTCGGATACGGCATCGTTTGAAATGGGGTCGGTGGATCGACCGAATCGCTTCCAAGTGAATCCCGTAAACCatcaaaagaacaacaatgagaacaaCGAAAACCGCAAATCACACGCCCTCCCCCCAACCGACCCAGACTCGGATGGTACCCACGAAGTTTACCGCCGGCTGACCAACATCGATGGTGACCTCCTCGAGGACGACACTTTCGATGCGACACAGTTGCTGAACAAACAACAGCCCCGGCAACAGAG GCAGTCCATCAAGAGCAGTTTTCGGGACAAGGATAAGCCGTCACGCTTCAAAGATCTGCAGACAACGACGCGCTTTCAAGTGGAACCCCAAAATGAGGAGTCCGATTCAAATGACTCTCAGGAGGATCGCGAACTGCTCGAGAATGAATACGACACAAAGTATGGCAAGAGCTTTAG GCACTTTACGCGTGAGGCGTTGCCACGCCTCGATAACTATCGCAACATGATGTCCATACAGGCGGCCTATCGGCCAACGCTCGACGAGCTGCATAATGCAACGCTTGTGGGCAAG AATACGCACAGCTTACAACGCAATCAGGATTTGGAGGCGGGCAATATGAATGGTATGCTGAAATTCGGTTGGATCAAAGGTGTGCTCATTCGATGCCTGCTCAACATATGGGGAGTGATGCTCTTTCTCCGCCTCAGCTGGGTGGTCGGCCAGGCCGGCATCATCGAGGGCTTTATATTAATACTGACAACGACTGCTGTCACGACTATCACGGCGCTGTCAATGTCAGCGATAAGCACCAATGGCGTCATTAAAGGAG GTGGCACTTACTACATGATATCCCGCTCGCTTGGCCCCGAATTCGGGGGCTCCATTGGCCTGATTTTCTCGCTGGCAAATGTCGTCGCCTGTGCCATGTATGTGGTTGGTTTCTGTGAGTCCATGCAGGCCATGATGTCGAGCATGGGCTGGTATATTGTCGATGCTGGTCTCACGGACGTGCGCATTGTGGGCAGCATCACaatactgctgctgctcatcatCGTTGTGGTGGGCATGGAATGGGAGGCCAAG gCACAAATCGGACTACTTGTCATTTTGTTGGCTGCCATTGCGGACTTTCTTGTTGGCAGTTTCATTGGACCCAAGAGCACAGAGGAAGAGGCCAAGGGTTTCTTAGGCTACAATG CTACGTTACTCCAAACGAATCTATTTGCGGACTATCGGGACGACAATGATTTCTTCTCCGTTTTTGCCATATTCTTCCCAGCTGCTACTGGCATTCTGGCGGGTGCCAACATTTCTGGTGACTTGAAG GATCCACAAAAGTCCATACCCAAGGGCACCATCTTGGCCATAGTCATCACCACCGGCACTTATCTGCTGATGGTTGTCGTCTGCGGCAGCACCGTGGCCCGAGATGCCACTGGCAATTTGACGGACATTGTCAACGGTTCCTATGCGTTTCTGCAGAACTGCTCATCgg TCAAGTGCGACTATGGACTGCAGAATTCATTCCAGGTAATTGAGTTGGTCTCTGGCTTTGGGCCGCTCATCTATGCGGGTTGTTTTGCCGCCACGCTCTCCTCGGCATTGGCTAGCTTGGTCTCGGCTCCAAAGGTGTTTCAG GCTCTATGCAAGGACGAGCTGTACCCAAAGATTGTGTGGTTCGCCAAAGGCTACGGCAAGAACAATGAGCCAGTGCGGGGCTACATCTTGACTTTTGTCATTGCCACAGC CTTCATACTCATAGGCAGGCTCAACCTGATTGCGCCGCTCATCTCGAACTTCTTTCTGGCTGCCTACATGTTGATCAACTTCAGCACATTCCACGCCAGCTTGGCTAAACCTGTTGGCTGGCGACCAACCTTTAAG TATTACAACATGTGGCTGAGTCTGCTGGGCGCCGTGCTCTGTGTGGCTGTGATGTTCCTGATTTCCTGGGCTACAGCGCTTATCACGTTCTGTGTGGTGCTGGCATTGTACTTAATTGTCGCCTATCGCAAGCCTGACGTCAACTGGGGCTCCACCACACAAGCGCAGACCTACAAGAATGCGCTGATGTCGGTGCAGCAGCTGAATAATGTAGAGGACCATGTCAAGAACTATCGTCCCCAGATATTGGTGCTCTCAGGGCTGCCCAATGCACGACCTGTGCTGGTTGACTTTGCCTACATGTTGACCAAGAATCTATCACTATTAGTTTGTGGTCATGTGCTGCGCGGATCTGGCTCGCAGAAGTATCGCAACTATCTAAAGGATCGGGCATCCAACTGGTTCAGAAAGCATCGTGTTAAGGGTTTCTACGCATTGGTTGATGGTGAGGATTTTGAGTCGGGCACGAGGGCGTTGATGCAGGCCACAGGCATTGGCAAGCTGAAGCCGAATATTATTCTAATGGGTTACAAGACGGACTGGCAAACCTGTGACCGCAAGGAGCTCGTGCAATATTTCAATGTCATGCACAAG GCTTTGGACATGTATCTGTCTGTGGCCATATTGCGTGTGCCGCAAGGCTTGGACTGCTCTCAGCTGCTGGGTTCACCGGAGGGTGGTTGGACGACAGCCAACTACAATCTGGAAGTGCCACGCACGCTGCAACCCAACGAGAGCTCTGGTGACTTGCAGGCAACGGAGCACAATGCCCGGAATCCACTCAGTGGCAGCGTCGACTCGCTAAGTCGCAATGTATCGCAAG ATGCCGCCAACAACACGGGCCGCAATGAGAAGGGCCTGAAGTTAGCCAAAT TGCGTTTCCAGCAAGGCCTGCGCAGAATACGCTCTTGGCCAGCTGTGGAATTTGAGT CTTCTAGCACCAGTGACTTATCCTTTACTCCCGGCAATCAGACGAAGGATGTCTCGGGCATGCCCGATCCACTCGATGTAAAATCTCCCTTCGAACAG CCGAATACAATCAGGAAATCGAAGCAGAAACACGATGATCCAGTCTCGCTCTATAGAGGTCCTGGCGGCGTCGAGTTGCCCAAGGACGTGCTGGCTGACTTGACGCAATTTACGCGTAAACGCAGCCATGCCATCATCGATGTCTGGTGGTTATACGACGACGGTGGCCTCACCTTGCTCTTGCCTTACATCATAAGTACGCGGCGCACCTGGCAATCATGCAAATTGAG
- the LOC133845911 gene encoding bumetanide-sensitive sodium-(potassium)-chloride cotransporter isoform X1 yields MSDTASFEMGSVDRPNRFQVNPVNHQKNNNENNENRKSHALPPTDPDSDGTHEVYRRLTNIDGDLLEDDTFDATQLLNKQQPRQQRQSIKSSFRDKDKPSRFKDLQTTTRFQVEPQNEESDSNDSQEDRELLENEYDTKYGKSFRHFTREALPRLDNYRNMMSIQAAYRPTLDELHNATLVGKNTHSLQRNQDLEAGNMNGMLKFGWIKGVLIRCLLNIWGVMLFLRLSWVVGQAGIIEGFILILTTTAVTTITALSMSAISTNGVIKGGGTYYMISRSLGPEFGGSIGLIFSLANVVACAMYVVGFCESMQAMMSSMGWYIVDAGLTDVRIVGSITILLLLIIVVVGMEWEAKAQIGLLVILLAAIADFLVGSFIGPKSTEEEAKGFLGYNATLLQTNLFADYRDDNDFFSVFAIFFPAATGILAGANISGDLKDPQKSIPKGTILAIVITTGTYLLMVVVCGSTVARDATGNLTDIVNGSYAFLQNCSSVKCDYGLQNSFQVIELVSGFGPLIYAGCFAATLSSALASLVSAPKVFQALCKDELYPKIVWFAKGYGKNNEPVRGYILTFVIATAFILIGRLNLIAPLISNFFLAAYMLINFSTFHASLAKPVGWRPTFKYYNMWLSLLGAVLCVAVMFLISWATALITFCVVLALYLIVAYRKPDVNWGSTTQAQTYKNALMSVQQLNNVEDHVKNYRPQILVLSGLPNARPVLVDFAYMLTKNLSLLVCGHVLRGSGSQKYRNYLKDRASNWFRKHRVKGFYALVDGEDFESGTRALMQATGIGKLKPNIILMGYKTDWQTCDRKELVQYFNVMHKALDMYLSVAILRVPQGLDCSQLLGSPEGGWTTANYNLEVPRTLQPNESSGDLQATEHNARNPLSGSVDSLSRNVSQDAANNTGRNEKGLKLAKLRFQQGLRRIRSWPAVEFESSSTSDLSFTPGNQTKDVSGMPDPLDVKSPFEQPNTIRKSKQKHDDPVSLYRGPGGVELPKDVLADLTQFTRKRSHAIIDVWWLYDDGGLTLLLPYIISTRRTWQSCKLRVYALANKKAELEFEQRSMASLLSKFRIDYSDLTLIPDITKKPQESSTQFFNELIKDFVVVDKENGSKATLNEDEALISEDDLLAVVDKTNRYLRLREYLHEQSTKSDLVVMTLPMPRKNIVSAPLYMAWLESLSRDMPPFLFVRGNQTSVLTFYS; encoded by the exons ATGTCGGATACGGCATCGTTTGAAATGGGGTCGGTGGATCGACCGAATCGCTTCCAAGTGAATCCCGTAAACCatcaaaagaacaacaatgagaacaaCGAAAACCGCAAATCACACGCCCTCCCCCCAACCGACCCAGACTCGGATGGTACCCACGAAGTTTACCGCCGGCTGACCAACATCGATGGTGACCTCCTCGAGGACGACACTTTCGATGCGACACAGTTGCTGAACAAACAACAGCCCCGGCAACAGAG GCAGTCCATCAAGAGCAGTTTTCGGGACAAGGATAAGCCGTCACGCTTCAAAGATCTGCAGACAACGACGCGCTTTCAAGTGGAACCCCAAAATGAGGAGTCCGATTCAAATGACTCTCAGGAGGATCGCGAACTGCTCGAGAATGAATACGACACAAAGTATGGCAAGAGCTTTAG GCACTTTACGCGTGAGGCGTTGCCACGCCTCGATAACTATCGCAACATGATGTCCATACAGGCGGCCTATCGGCCAACGCTCGACGAGCTGCATAATGCAACGCTTGTGGGCAAG AATACGCACAGCTTACAACGCAATCAGGATTTGGAGGCGGGCAATATGAATGGTATGCTGAAATTCGGTTGGATCAAAGGTGTGCTCATTCGATGCCTGCTCAACATATGGGGAGTGATGCTCTTTCTCCGCCTCAGCTGGGTGGTCGGCCAGGCCGGCATCATCGAGGGCTTTATATTAATACTGACAACGACTGCTGTCACGACTATCACGGCGCTGTCAATGTCAGCGATAAGCACCAATGGCGTCATTAAAGGAG GTGGCACTTACTACATGATATCCCGCTCGCTTGGCCCCGAATTCGGGGGCTCCATTGGCCTGATTTTCTCGCTGGCAAATGTCGTCGCCTGTGCCATGTATGTGGTTGGTTTCTGTGAGTCCATGCAGGCCATGATGTCGAGCATGGGCTGGTATATTGTCGATGCTGGTCTCACGGACGTGCGCATTGTGGGCAGCATCACaatactgctgctgctcatcatCGTTGTGGTGGGCATGGAATGGGAGGCCAAG gCACAAATCGGACTACTTGTCATTTTGTTGGCTGCCATTGCGGACTTTCTTGTTGGCAGTTTCATTGGACCCAAGAGCACAGAGGAAGAGGCCAAGGGTTTCTTAGGCTACAATG CTACGTTACTCCAAACGAATCTATTTGCGGACTATCGGGACGACAATGATTTCTTCTCCGTTTTTGCCATATTCTTCCCAGCTGCTACTGGCATTCTGGCGGGTGCCAACATTTCTGGTGACTTGAAG GATCCACAAAAGTCCATACCCAAGGGCACCATCTTGGCCATAGTCATCACCACCGGCACTTATCTGCTGATGGTTGTCGTCTGCGGCAGCACCGTGGCCCGAGATGCCACTGGCAATTTGACGGACATTGTCAACGGTTCCTATGCGTTTCTGCAGAACTGCTCATCgg TCAAGTGCGACTATGGACTGCAGAATTCATTCCAGGTAATTGAGTTGGTCTCTGGCTTTGGGCCGCTCATCTATGCGGGTTGTTTTGCCGCCACGCTCTCCTCGGCATTGGCTAGCTTGGTCTCGGCTCCAAAGGTGTTTCAG GCTCTATGCAAGGACGAGCTGTACCCAAAGATTGTGTGGTTCGCCAAAGGCTACGGCAAGAACAATGAGCCAGTGCGGGGCTACATCTTGACTTTTGTCATTGCCACAGC CTTCATACTCATAGGCAGGCTCAACCTGATTGCGCCGCTCATCTCGAACTTCTTTCTGGCTGCCTACATGTTGATCAACTTCAGCACATTCCACGCCAGCTTGGCTAAACCTGTTGGCTGGCGACCAACCTTTAAG TATTACAACATGTGGCTGAGTCTGCTGGGCGCCGTGCTCTGTGTGGCTGTGATGTTCCTGATTTCCTGGGCTACAGCGCTTATCACGTTCTGTGTGGTGCTGGCATTGTACTTAATTGTCGCCTATCGCAAGCCTGACGTCAACTGGGGCTCCACCACACAAGCGCAGACCTACAAGAATGCGCTGATGTCGGTGCAGCAGCTGAATAATGTAGAGGACCATGTCAAGAACTATCGTCCCCAGATATTGGTGCTCTCAGGGCTGCCCAATGCACGACCTGTGCTGGTTGACTTTGCCTACATGTTGACCAAGAATCTATCACTATTAGTTTGTGGTCATGTGCTGCGCGGATCTGGCTCGCAGAAGTATCGCAACTATCTAAAGGATCGGGCATCCAACTGGTTCAGAAAGCATCGTGTTAAGGGTTTCTACGCATTGGTTGATGGTGAGGATTTTGAGTCGGGCACGAGGGCGTTGATGCAGGCCACAGGCATTGGCAAGCTGAAGCCGAATATTATTCTAATGGGTTACAAGACGGACTGGCAAACCTGTGACCGCAAGGAGCTCGTGCAATATTTCAATGTCATGCACAAG GCTTTGGACATGTATCTGTCTGTGGCCATATTGCGTGTGCCGCAAGGCTTGGACTGCTCTCAGCTGCTGGGTTCACCGGAGGGTGGTTGGACGACAGCCAACTACAATCTGGAAGTGCCACGCACGCTGCAACCCAACGAGAGCTCTGGTGACTTGCAGGCAACGGAGCACAATGCCCGGAATCCACTCAGTGGCAGCGTCGACTCGCTAAGTCGCAATGTATCGCAAG ATGCCGCCAACAACACGGGCCGCAATGAGAAGGGCCTGAAGTTAGCCAAAT TGCGTTTCCAGCAAGGCCTGCGCAGAATACGCTCTTGGCCAGCTGTGGAATTTGAGT CTTCTAGCACCAGTGACTTATCCTTTACTCCCGGCAATCAGACGAAGGATGTCTCGGGCATGCCCGATCCACTCGATGTAAAATCTCCCTTCGAACAG CCGAATACAATCAGGAAATCGAAGCAGAAACACGATGATCCAGTCTCGCTCTATAGAGGTCCTGGCGGCGTCGAGTTGCCCAAGGACGTGCTGGCTGACTTGACGCAATTTACGCGTAAACGCAGCCATGCCATCATCGATGTCTGGTGGTTATACGACGACGGTGGCCTCACCTTGCTCTTGCCTTACATCATAAGTACGCGGCGCACCTGGCAATCATGCAAATTGAG AGTCTACGCGTTGGCCAACAAGAAAGCAGAGTTGGAGTTCGAGCAGCGCTCTATGGCCAGTTTGCTGTCAAAGTTTCGCATTGATTACTCGGACTTGACGCTGATACCGGACATTACCAAGAAGCCGCAGGAGTCATCTACGCAGTTCTTCAATGAGCTGATCAAGGACTTTGTGGTGGTCGACAAGGAGAATGGCAGCAAAGCGACGCTCAATGAGGATGAAG CTCTTATTAGCGAGGATGATCTGCTTGCTGTGGTGGACAAAACGAATCGGTATTTGCGTCTGCGGGAATATCTTCACGAGCAGTCGACGAAGTCGGATCTGGTTGTGATGACGCTGCCGATGCCCCGCAAAAATATTGTCTCAGCTCCATTGTACATGGCCTGGCTGGAGAGTCTCAGTCGAGATATGCCGCCATTCCTCTTTGTGAGAGGCAACCAGACGAGCGTTCTTACATTCTATTCGTAG
- the LOC133845911 gene encoding bumetanide-sensitive sodium-(potassium)-chloride cotransporter isoform X2: MSDTASFEMGSVDRPNRFQVNPVNHQKNNNENNENRKSHALPPTDPDSDGTHEVYRRLTNIDGDLLEDDTFDATQLLNKQQPRQQRQSIKSSFRDKDKPSRFKDLQTTTRFQVEPQNEESDSNDSQEDRELLENEYDTKYGKSFRHFTREALPRLDNYRNMMSIQAAYRPTLDELHNATLVGKNTHSLQRNQDLEAGNMNGMLKFGWIKGVLIRCLLNIWGVMLFLRLSWVVGQAGIIEGFILILTTTAVTTITALSMSAISTNGVIKGGGTYYMISRSLGPEFGGSIGLIFSLANVVACAMYVVGFCESMQAMMSSMGWYIVDAGLTDVRIVGSITILLLLIIVVVGMEWEAKAQIGLLVILLAAIADFLVGSFIGPKSTEEEAKGFLGYNATLLQTNLFADYRDDNDFFSVFAIFFPAATGILAGANISGDLKDPQKSIPKGTILAIVITTGTYLLMVVVCGSTVARDATGNLTDIVNGSYAFLQNCSSVKCDYGLQNSFQVIELVSGFGPLIYAGCFAATLSSALASLVSAPKVFQALCKDELYPKIVWFAKGYGKNNEPVRGYILTFVIATAFILIGRLNLIAPLISNFFLAAYMLINFSTFHASLAKPVGWRPTFKYYNMWLSLLGAVLCVAVMFLISWATALITFCVVLALYLIVAYRKPDVNWGSTTQAQTYKNALMSVQQLNNVEDHVKNYRPQILVLSGLPNARPVLVDFAYMLTKNLSLLVCGHVLRGSGSQKYRNYLKDRASNWFRKHRVKGFYALVDGEDFESGTRALMQATGIGKLKPNIILMGYKTDWQTCDRKELVQYFNVMHKALDMYLSVAILRVPQGLDCSQLLGSPEGGWTTANYNLEVPRTLQPNESSGDLQATEHNARNPLSGSVDSLSRNVSQDAANNTGRNEKGLKLAKSSSTSDLSFTPGNQTKDVSGMPDPLDVKSPFEQPNTIRKSKQKHDDPVSLYRGPGGVELPKDVLADLTQFTRKRSHAIIDVWWLYDDGGLTLLLPYIISTRRTWQSCKLRVYALANKKAELEFEQRSMASLLSKFRIDYSDLTLIPDITKKPQESSTQFFNELIKDFVVVDKENGSKATLNEDEALISEDDLLAVVDKTNRYLRLREYLHEQSTKSDLVVMTLPMPRKNIVSAPLYMAWLESLSRDMPPFLFVRGNQTSVLTFYS; encoded by the exons ATGTCGGATACGGCATCGTTTGAAATGGGGTCGGTGGATCGACCGAATCGCTTCCAAGTGAATCCCGTAAACCatcaaaagaacaacaatgagaacaaCGAAAACCGCAAATCACACGCCCTCCCCCCAACCGACCCAGACTCGGATGGTACCCACGAAGTTTACCGCCGGCTGACCAACATCGATGGTGACCTCCTCGAGGACGACACTTTCGATGCGACACAGTTGCTGAACAAACAACAGCCCCGGCAACAGAG GCAGTCCATCAAGAGCAGTTTTCGGGACAAGGATAAGCCGTCACGCTTCAAAGATCTGCAGACAACGACGCGCTTTCAAGTGGAACCCCAAAATGAGGAGTCCGATTCAAATGACTCTCAGGAGGATCGCGAACTGCTCGAGAATGAATACGACACAAAGTATGGCAAGAGCTTTAG GCACTTTACGCGTGAGGCGTTGCCACGCCTCGATAACTATCGCAACATGATGTCCATACAGGCGGCCTATCGGCCAACGCTCGACGAGCTGCATAATGCAACGCTTGTGGGCAAG AATACGCACAGCTTACAACGCAATCAGGATTTGGAGGCGGGCAATATGAATGGTATGCTGAAATTCGGTTGGATCAAAGGTGTGCTCATTCGATGCCTGCTCAACATATGGGGAGTGATGCTCTTTCTCCGCCTCAGCTGGGTGGTCGGCCAGGCCGGCATCATCGAGGGCTTTATATTAATACTGACAACGACTGCTGTCACGACTATCACGGCGCTGTCAATGTCAGCGATAAGCACCAATGGCGTCATTAAAGGAG GTGGCACTTACTACATGATATCCCGCTCGCTTGGCCCCGAATTCGGGGGCTCCATTGGCCTGATTTTCTCGCTGGCAAATGTCGTCGCCTGTGCCATGTATGTGGTTGGTTTCTGTGAGTCCATGCAGGCCATGATGTCGAGCATGGGCTGGTATATTGTCGATGCTGGTCTCACGGACGTGCGCATTGTGGGCAGCATCACaatactgctgctgctcatcatCGTTGTGGTGGGCATGGAATGGGAGGCCAAG gCACAAATCGGACTACTTGTCATTTTGTTGGCTGCCATTGCGGACTTTCTTGTTGGCAGTTTCATTGGACCCAAGAGCACAGAGGAAGAGGCCAAGGGTTTCTTAGGCTACAATG CTACGTTACTCCAAACGAATCTATTTGCGGACTATCGGGACGACAATGATTTCTTCTCCGTTTTTGCCATATTCTTCCCAGCTGCTACTGGCATTCTGGCGGGTGCCAACATTTCTGGTGACTTGAAG GATCCACAAAAGTCCATACCCAAGGGCACCATCTTGGCCATAGTCATCACCACCGGCACTTATCTGCTGATGGTTGTCGTCTGCGGCAGCACCGTGGCCCGAGATGCCACTGGCAATTTGACGGACATTGTCAACGGTTCCTATGCGTTTCTGCAGAACTGCTCATCgg TCAAGTGCGACTATGGACTGCAGAATTCATTCCAGGTAATTGAGTTGGTCTCTGGCTTTGGGCCGCTCATCTATGCGGGTTGTTTTGCCGCCACGCTCTCCTCGGCATTGGCTAGCTTGGTCTCGGCTCCAAAGGTGTTTCAG GCTCTATGCAAGGACGAGCTGTACCCAAAGATTGTGTGGTTCGCCAAAGGCTACGGCAAGAACAATGAGCCAGTGCGGGGCTACATCTTGACTTTTGTCATTGCCACAGC CTTCATACTCATAGGCAGGCTCAACCTGATTGCGCCGCTCATCTCGAACTTCTTTCTGGCTGCCTACATGTTGATCAACTTCAGCACATTCCACGCCAGCTTGGCTAAACCTGTTGGCTGGCGACCAACCTTTAAG TATTACAACATGTGGCTGAGTCTGCTGGGCGCCGTGCTCTGTGTGGCTGTGATGTTCCTGATTTCCTGGGCTACAGCGCTTATCACGTTCTGTGTGGTGCTGGCATTGTACTTAATTGTCGCCTATCGCAAGCCTGACGTCAACTGGGGCTCCACCACACAAGCGCAGACCTACAAGAATGCGCTGATGTCGGTGCAGCAGCTGAATAATGTAGAGGACCATGTCAAGAACTATCGTCCCCAGATATTGGTGCTCTCAGGGCTGCCCAATGCACGACCTGTGCTGGTTGACTTTGCCTACATGTTGACCAAGAATCTATCACTATTAGTTTGTGGTCATGTGCTGCGCGGATCTGGCTCGCAGAAGTATCGCAACTATCTAAAGGATCGGGCATCCAACTGGTTCAGAAAGCATCGTGTTAAGGGTTTCTACGCATTGGTTGATGGTGAGGATTTTGAGTCGGGCACGAGGGCGTTGATGCAGGCCACAGGCATTGGCAAGCTGAAGCCGAATATTATTCTAATGGGTTACAAGACGGACTGGCAAACCTGTGACCGCAAGGAGCTCGTGCAATATTTCAATGTCATGCACAAG GCTTTGGACATGTATCTGTCTGTGGCCATATTGCGTGTGCCGCAAGGCTTGGACTGCTCTCAGCTGCTGGGTTCACCGGAGGGTGGTTGGACGACAGCCAACTACAATCTGGAAGTGCCACGCACGCTGCAACCCAACGAGAGCTCTGGTGACTTGCAGGCAACGGAGCACAATGCCCGGAATCCACTCAGTGGCAGCGTCGACTCGCTAAGTCGCAATGTATCGCAAG ATGCCGCCAACAACACGGGCCGCAATGAGAAGGGCCTGAAGTTAGCCAAAT CTTCTAGCACCAGTGACTTATCCTTTACTCCCGGCAATCAGACGAAGGATGTCTCGGGCATGCCCGATCCACTCGATGTAAAATCTCCCTTCGAACAG CCGAATACAATCAGGAAATCGAAGCAGAAACACGATGATCCAGTCTCGCTCTATAGAGGTCCTGGCGGCGTCGAGTTGCCCAAGGACGTGCTGGCTGACTTGACGCAATTTACGCGTAAACGCAGCCATGCCATCATCGATGTCTGGTGGTTATACGACGACGGTGGCCTCACCTTGCTCTTGCCTTACATCATAAGTACGCGGCGCACCTGGCAATCATGCAAATTGAG AGTCTACGCGTTGGCCAACAAGAAAGCAGAGTTGGAGTTCGAGCAGCGCTCTATGGCCAGTTTGCTGTCAAAGTTTCGCATTGATTACTCGGACTTGACGCTGATACCGGACATTACCAAGAAGCCGCAGGAGTCATCTACGCAGTTCTTCAATGAGCTGATCAAGGACTTTGTGGTGGTCGACAAGGAGAATGGCAGCAAAGCGACGCTCAATGAGGATGAAG CTCTTATTAGCGAGGATGATCTGCTTGCTGTGGTGGACAAAACGAATCGGTATTTGCGTCTGCGGGAATATCTTCACGAGCAGTCGACGAAGTCGGATCTGGTTGTGATGACGCTGCCGATGCCCCGCAAAAATATTGTCTCAGCTCCATTGTACATGGCCTGGCTGGAGAGTCTCAGTCGAGATATGCCGCCATTCCTCTTTGTGAGAGGCAACCAGACGAGCGTTCTTACATTCTATTCGTAG